A single window of Achromobacter xylosoxidans DNA harbors:
- the hpnC gene encoding squalene synthase HpnC, with protein MPIDHYENFPVASLLLPRRLRGAVTDLYRFARAADDIADEGAASDDERLAQLAAFRAELHRIGAEPGAVPAPGAPELAGIFVPLAATIARHQLPITPFYDLLSAFEQDISVKRYDDYATLADYCTRSANPVGRLMLHLFDATDPRDVEQSDAICTGLQLVNFWQDVRVDWHKHRVYLPQEDLNRFDVSEEDLAACRLTPGWRALMAFEVERARALLHFGAPLARRLPGRIGLELRLVVQGGLRVLERIEASGYDVFMNRPELGAKDWAIMLWRSIK; from the coding sequence ATGCCCATCGATCACTACGAGAATTTTCCCGTCGCCTCGCTGCTGTTGCCGCGTCGGCTGCGTGGCGCCGTGACCGATCTGTACCGGTTCGCCCGCGCCGCCGACGATATCGCCGACGAAGGCGCGGCCAGCGACGACGAACGGTTGGCCCAATTGGCCGCATTCCGCGCCGAGCTGCATCGTATCGGCGCCGAACCGGGCGCGGTGCCGGCCCCCGGCGCCCCCGAACTGGCCGGTATTTTCGTGCCGCTGGCGGCCACCATCGCCCGCCACCAGTTGCCCATCACGCCCTTCTACGACCTGCTGTCGGCCTTCGAGCAGGACATCAGCGTCAAGCGCTACGACGATTACGCCACGCTGGCCGACTACTGCACCCGCTCGGCCAACCCCGTCGGGCGGCTGATGCTGCACCTGTTCGACGCCACCGATCCGCGCGACGTGGAACAATCGGACGCCATCTGCACCGGGCTGCAATTGGTGAACTTCTGGCAGGACGTGCGGGTCGATTGGCACAAGCACCGCGTCTACCTGCCGCAGGAAGACCTGAACCGCTTCGACGTCTCGGAAGAGGACCTGGCCGCCTGCCGCCTGACGCCGGGCTGGCGCGCCCTGATGGCGTTCGAGGTGGAACGCGCCCGCGCACTGCTACACTTCGGCGCTCCGCTGGCGCGCCGCCTGCCGGGCCGCATCGGCCTGGAGCTGCGCCTGGTGGTGCAAGGCGGGCTGCGCGTGCTGGAGCGGATCGAGGCGAGCGGCTACGATGTATTCATGAACCGACCCGAATTGGGCGCCAAGGACTGGGCCATCATGCTCTGGCGCTCCATCAAGTAA
- the hpnD gene encoding presqualene diphosphate synthase HpnD, with protein MTPDEYCQEKAAKSGSSFYYSFLFLPPERRRAITALYAYCREVDDVVDECTDPSLARIKLAWWRTQVDQMFDGKPDHPVTRALQPHLQSCSITRERLLAVVDGMEMDLDQTRYLDWPGLRKYCWHAAGVVGELSAGVFGYTDPATLVYAEKLGLAFQMTNIIRDVGDDARRGRIYIPVNDMQQFEVKASDILNGEYSERFSALMKFQAERARELYREAMRSLPEADRRAQRPGLMMAAIYHALLDEIERDNWQVLHQRISLTPLRKLWLAWKTWVGGGRGLVRRLAR; from the coding sequence ATGACCCCTGACGAGTACTGCCAGGAGAAAGCCGCCAAGAGCGGTTCCAGCTTCTACTATTCCTTCCTGTTCCTGCCGCCCGAGCGGCGTCGCGCCATCACGGCGCTGTACGCCTATTGCCGCGAGGTCGACGACGTGGTGGACGAATGCACCGACCCGTCGCTGGCGCGCATCAAGCTGGCCTGGTGGCGCACGCAGGTCGACCAGATGTTCGACGGCAAGCCCGACCATCCCGTGACCCGCGCGCTGCAGCCGCACCTGCAAAGCTGTTCGATCACCCGCGAGCGCCTGCTGGCGGTGGTCGACGGCATGGAAATGGACCTGGACCAGACCCGCTACCTGGACTGGCCCGGCCTGCGCAAGTATTGCTGGCACGCCGCCGGCGTGGTCGGCGAACTGTCGGCCGGCGTCTTCGGCTACACCGATCCGGCCACGCTGGTCTACGCCGAGAAGCTCGGCCTGGCGTTCCAGATGACCAACATCATCCGCGACGTCGGCGACGATGCCCGCCGCGGCCGCATCTACATCCCGGTCAACGACATGCAGCAGTTCGAGGTCAAGGCCTCGGACATCCTGAACGGCGAATATTCCGAACGCTTCTCGGCGCTGATGAAGTTCCAGGCCGAGCGCGCCCGCGAGCTGTACCGCGAGGCGATGCGCAGCCTGCCCGAAGCCGACCGGCGCGCGCAGCGTCCCGGCCTGATGATGGCGGCGATCTACCATGCCCTGCTCGATGAGATCGAGCGCGACAACTGGCAGGTGCTGCACCAGCGCATCTCGCTGACGCCGCTGCGCAAGCTGTGGCTGGCGTGGAAAACCTGGGTGGGCGGCGGACGCGGGCTGGTCCGCCGGTTGGCGCGGTGA
- the hpnE gene encoding hydroxysqualene dehydroxylase HpnE has product MKAAVIGAGWAGLAASVALREAGAKVTVFEAGHTPGGRARRVFHDGFESPLDNGQHLLSGAYKHTLALMRRVGRNPDALLMRRPLRLASLDGRFRLSAPRLPAPLHMAVAILGARGLSWADRYATLRLMRGLRAMSWTPPRDWTVQQLLHYHAQSDALIRQVWEPLCLAALNTPVASASAALFARVLRDSLAGRREDSDLLLPCTDLSALWPDAAARQVTMRYGSTVRQLRPSQDGIDINQERFDAAVLAVPPAFAARLLDAPLRAVGATGLLDALRAFDYLPIATLNLRLAGPWRLPEPMMMLREEPGRGHIGQWLFDRAQLAGDAQAGELAVVASAATGLAERNRQQAIEALIDQVAEQAAGYPQRLPPMPEVAAAELFIEKRATFAAVPGLTRPLNSTPWPTLALAGDWTDTGYPGVLEGAVRSGLDAARVLNPRADD; this is encoded by the coding sequence GTGAAGGCCGCGGTCATCGGCGCCGGCTGGGCGGGCCTGGCGGCCAGCGTCGCCCTGCGAGAGGCCGGCGCCAAGGTCACCGTGTTCGAAGCCGGCCACACGCCCGGCGGCCGCGCCCGGCGCGTATTCCATGATGGCTTCGAATCGCCGCTGGACAACGGCCAGCACCTGCTGTCGGGCGCCTACAAGCACACGCTGGCGCTGATGCGCCGCGTGGGCCGCAATCCCGATGCCCTGCTGATGCGCCGCCCGCTGCGGCTGGCCAGCCTGGATGGGCGCTTCCGCCTGTCGGCGCCGCGCCTGCCCGCGCCCCTGCACATGGCGGTGGCGATCCTGGGCGCGCGCGGCCTGTCGTGGGCCGACCGCTACGCCACGCTGCGCCTGATGCGCGGCCTGCGCGCCATGTCCTGGACCCCGCCGCGCGACTGGACCGTGCAGCAGCTGCTGCACTATCACGCGCAGTCCGACGCCCTGATCCGCCAGGTCTGGGAACCGCTGTGCCTGGCCGCGCTGAACACGCCGGTGGCCAGCGCCAGCGCCGCGCTGTTCGCCCGCGTGCTGCGCGACAGCCTGGCCGGCCGCCGTGAAGACAGCGACCTGCTGCTGCCCTGCACCGACCTGTCGGCGCTGTGGCCCGACGCCGCCGCGCGCCAGGTCACGATGCGCTACGGCAGCACGGTGCGCCAGCTGCGGCCCTCGCAAGACGGCATCGACATCAACCAGGAACGTTTCGACGCCGCCGTGCTGGCGGTGCCGCCGGCGTTCGCCGCGCGCCTGCTGGATGCGCCGCTGCGCGCAGTGGGCGCGACCGGCCTGCTGGACGCGCTGCGGGCCTTCGACTATCTGCCGATCGCCACCCTCAACCTGCGCCTGGCCGGCCCGTGGCGCCTGCCCGAACCCATGATGATGCTGCGCGAGGAACCGGGCCGCGGCCATATCGGCCAATGGCTGTTCGACCGCGCGCAACTGGCCGGCGACGCCCAGGCCGGTGAATTGGCGGTGGTGGCGAGCGCGGCCACCGGCCTGGCCGAACGCAACCGCCAGCAGGCCATCGAGGCCCTCATCGACCAGGTGGCCGAGCAGGCCGCCGGTTATCCGCAGCGGCTGCCGCCGATGCCGGAAGTCGCGGCGGCGGAATTGTTCATCGAAAAGCGCGCCACCTTTGCGGCGGTGCCGGGCCTGACCCGGCCGTTGAACAGCACGCCGTGGCCGACGCTGGCGCTGGCAGGCGACTGGACCGACACCGGCTACCCCGGCGTGCTGGAAGGCGCGGTGCGCAGCGGCCTGGACGCGGCGCGGGTGCTGAATCCGCGGGCGGACGACTGA
- a CDS encoding CrcB family protein: MSAYQTLIPLNFLAVGLGAMFGAWARWLVSLWLNTESWPWGTLAVNLAGGYLVGLALALVAGHPEWPAWVRLGAITGFMGGLTTFSTFSAETVAMLERGAYGGALGYAGFSLLGSLLLTGLGLATASLLR; this comes from the coding sequence ATGTCCGCCTACCAGACCCTGATTCCCCTGAACTTCCTGGCCGTGGGCCTGGGCGCCATGTTCGGCGCCTGGGCGCGCTGGCTGGTCAGCCTGTGGCTCAACACCGAGTCGTGGCCCTGGGGCACGCTGGCGGTCAATCTGGCCGGGGGATATCTGGTGGGACTGGCGCTGGCGCTGGTGGCCGGTCATCCGGAATGGCCGGCCTGGGTGCGGCTGGGGGCCATCACCGGTTTCATGGGCGGGCTGACCACGTTTTCGACTTTCTCGGCTGAAACCGTGGCGATGCTCGAGCGCGGCGCCTATGGCGGCGCGCTGGGCTACGCCGGCTTCAGCCTGCTCGGGTCCCTGTTGCTGACGGGCCTGGGACTGGCGACGGCCAGCCTGTTGCGCTGA
- a CDS encoding HdeD family acid-resistance protein — protein MLDSQVVDQIGRHWGWVALRGVVAILFGLMAMFMPAITLSALVLVWGAFALADGVLALIAGIRIRERGKPLWALIIVGLLGVAAGIATFLWPGLTALILLYIIAIWALVAGVFQIVAAIRFRKEIRNEWFLALSGLVSILFGAMLVLQPGAGALALVWVIGIYAVFFGILLLVFSLRLKQHRAP, from the coding sequence ATGCTTGACTCGCAAGTCGTGGATCAGATCGGTCGTCACTGGGGTTGGGTGGCATTGCGCGGCGTCGTCGCCATCCTGTTCGGCCTGATGGCCATGTTCATGCCGGCGATCACCTTGTCGGCGCTGGTGCTGGTGTGGGGCGCGTTCGCGCTGGCCGACGGCGTGCTGGCGCTGATCGCCGGCATCCGCATCCGCGAGCGCGGCAAGCCGCTGTGGGCGCTGATCATCGTCGGCCTGTTGGGCGTGGCGGCCGGCATCGCCACCTTCCTGTGGCCGGGCCTGACGGCGTTGATCCTGCTCTACATCATCGCCATCTGGGCGCTGGTGGCGGGCGTGTTCCAGATCGTCGCCGCAATCCGCTTTCGCAAGGAAATCCGCAACGAGTGGTTCCTGGCGCTGTCCGGCCTGGTATCTATCCTGTTCGGCGCCATGCTGGTGTTGCAGCCGGGCGCCGGCGCACTGGCCCTGGTGTGGGTCATCGGCATCTACGCCGTGTTCTTTGGCATACTGCTGCTGGTCTTTTCCTTGCGCCTGAAGCAGCACCGCGCGCCCTGA